The following proteins come from a genomic window of Portunus trituberculatus isolate SZX2019 chromosome 35, ASM1759143v1, whole genome shotgun sequence:
- the LOC123513245 gene encoding arrestin homolog gives MVNAVKVFKKTAPNGKVTAYLSRRDFVDHVSHTSPVDGVVVVDNDYLRGRRVFARVAVIYRYGREEDEVMGLHFSKELELVNTQVAPNDVQEQLSDVQERLIKKLGANAYAFSVSLPQSAPCSVTIDSGDDMSTQPLGVIYDLRLYVSDRKDERPHRRNSVCFAVRKVQFAPTEPSARQPQTLVSKSFTLSPGKLNLEVSLERDLYFHGQQVQVNLNINNASKKTVKSMKAQVVQHVEVTMTNSHFSRVVSSLESREGCPITPGANLTKTFSLTPTASTNQKRFGIALDGQVKDQDANLASSTVAAAGKNANDALGIIVSYSLRVKLNCGAIGGELTADLPFKLMHPDPNAQKSSLRKMQSTDNVDIEEFSRLRRGESVADE, from the exons ATGGTTAACGCCGTCAAGGTCTTCAAAAAGACTGCACCTAATG GTAAGGTCACCGCGTACCTAAGTCGGCGAGACTTCGTCGACCACGTCAGCCACACCTCCCCCgtggatggtgtggtggtggtcgacAATGACTACCTCCGTGGCAGGAGGGTGTTCGCCCGTGTGGCGGTCATCTACCGCTACGGacgggaggaggatgaggtgatGGGACTTCACTTCAGCAAGGAGCTCGAGCTTGTCAACACCCAGGTTGCTCCTAACGATGTTCAGGAACAACTCAGTGATGTCCAGGAACGACTCATCAAGAAGCTGGGTGCCAACGCCTATGCCTTCAGCGTTTCCCTACCTCAGAGCGCTCCCTGCTCCGTCACCATCGATAGCGGGGACGACATGTCG ACCCAGCCGCTTGGTGTGATCTACGATCTTCGCCTATACGTGTCTGACCGCAAGGATGAACGCCCTCATCGTCGGAACTCTGTCTGCTTCGCTGTCCGTAAGGTTCAGTTTGCTCCCACTGAGCCCAGTGCTCGCCAGCCCCAAACCCTGGTGAGCAAgagtttcactctctctcccggcAAACTGAACCTTGAGGTTAGCCTTGAGCGTGACCTCTACTTCCACGGACAGCAAGTGCAGGTTAATCTTAACATCAACAACGCTTCCAAGAAGACGGTCAAGAGCATGAAAGCCCAGGTGGTCCAGCACGTAGAGGTCACCATGACCAACAGCCACTTCAGCCGTGTAGTGTCTTCTCTGGAGTCTCGCGAAGGATGTCCCATCACCCCTGGCGCTAACCTCACCAAGACTTTCTCACTCACCCCCACTGCTTCTACAAACCAGAAGCGTTTTGGCATCGCCCTCGACGGCCAGGTCAAGGATCAGGACGCCAATTTGGCATCCTCTACCGTGGCAGCAGCTGGCAAAAACGCCAATGACGCCTTGGGCATTATTGTGTCCTACTCTCTCCGTGTGAAGCTGAACTGTGGCGCTATTGGTGGTGAGCTGACTGCCGATCTTCCTTTCAAGTTGATGCATCCCGACCCCAACGCCCAGAAATCTTCCCTCCGTAAGATGCAGTCCACCGACAACGTGGACATCGAAGAGTTCTCCCGACTCCGACGTGGCGAATCCGTTGCCGACGAGTAA
- the LOC123513242 gene encoding arrestin homolog, with the protein MVNAVKVFKKTAPNGKVTAYLSRRDFVDHVSHTSPVDGVVVVDNDYLRGRRVFARVAVTYRYGREEDEVMGLHFSKELELVNTQIAPNDGKDEISDVQERLLNKLGANAYAFHVALPENAPCSITIDSGDDSSTQPLGVIYDLRLYVSDRKDERPHRRNSVCFSVRKVQYANPQGSNRQPQTLVSKSFTLSPGKLNLEVCLERDLYFHGQQVPVNLNINNASKKTVKSVKAQVIQHVEVTMTNSHFSRVVSSLESREGCPVTPGANLTKTFSLTPLASTNKKRFGIALDGQVKDQDANLASSTVMAAGKNPNDALGIIVSYSLRVKLNCGAIAGELVADLPFKLMHPDPTQKPSLRKIQSSDMDIEEFSQLRRGESIADD; encoded by the exons ATGGTTAACGCCGTCAAGGTCTTCAAAAAGACTGCACCTAATG GTAAGGTCACCGCGTACCTAAGTCGGCGGGACTTCGTCGACCACGTCAGCCACACCTCCCCCgtggatggtgtggtggtggtcgacAATGACTACCTCCGTGGCAGGAGGGTGTTCGCCCGTGTGGCGGTCACCTACCGCTACGGacgggaggaggatgaggtgatGGGACTTCACTTCAGCAAGGAACTCGAGCTTGTCAACACTCAGATCGCCCCCAACGATGGGAAAGACGAAATTAGTGATGTTCAGGAACGACTCCTTAATAAGTTGGGTGCCAACGCCTATGCCTTCCATGTGGCTCTGCCTGAAAACGCTCCATGCTCCATCACCATTGACAGTGGGGATGATTCATCG ACCCAGCCCCTTGGTGTGATCTATGACCTCCGGCTGTACGTGTCCGATCGCAAAGATGAACGCCCTCACCGGCGTAATTCCGTTTGTTTCTCCGTCCGTAAGGTTCAATATGCCAACCCGCAAGGTTCCAACCGCCAGCCCCAAACCCTCGTGAGCAAGagcttcactctctctcccggcAAGCTAAACCTCGAGGTTTGCCTTGAGCGTGACCTCTACTTCCACGGGCAACAAGTGCCGGTTAATCTCAACATCAACAACGCCTCCAAGAAGACGGTCAAAAGCGTGAAGGCCCAAGTGATCCAGCACGTGGAAGTCACCATGACCAACAGCCACTTTAGTCGCGTGGTGTCTTCTCTGGAATCTCGCGAGGGATGTCCCGTTACACCCGGTGCTAACCTCACCAAGaccttctccctcacccctctcgcTTCTACAAACAAGAAACGCTTTGGCATCGCCCTCGACGGCCAGGTCAAGGATCAGGACGCCAATTTGGCGTCTTCCACCGTGATGGCGGCTGGTAAAAATCCCAACGACGCCTTAGGCATCATCGTGTCTTATTCTCTCCGTGTGAAGCTGAACTGCGGCGCCATTGCCGGCGAATTAGTTGCTGACCTTCCTTTCAAGCTGATGCATCCTGATCCAACCCAGAAGCCTTCCCTCCGCAAGATTCAGTCCAGCGATATGGATATCGAAGAATTCTCTCAACTCCGACGCGGAGAGTCCATCGCTGACGACTAG